One window of Quercus robur chromosome 5, dhQueRobu3.1, whole genome shotgun sequence genomic DNA carries:
- the LOC126725182 gene encoding ABC transporter C family member 8-like isoform X3 — protein MISLGSSVGGFSWICEELYLGSYCLQRTIVDSVNLFFLCSFYLFLLIAIIGKCSTRSIRKDWVLVVVSLCCALSSIAYFSVGLWNLMAKNDELNHMSWLVFFVRGLVWISFTVSLHVQRSKWISILNSFWWASSFIFISVLNVQILLKTHSIEILDMVPWPISFLLFLCALRNLIHFVSQHNIDNNLNEPLLAKKADKCQKELGQTSFLGKLTFSWINSLLSLGYSKRLALEDIPSLVPEDEAKFAYQKFTDAWDSLLRETNSNNTQNLVLRAIAKVYLKENIFIGICAFLRTIAVVVSPLILYAFVNYANGNERNLDEGLSIVGCLVVTKLVESLSQRHWFFDSRRSGMRMRSALMVAVYQKQLKLSSLGRRRHSTGEIVNYIAVDAYRMGEFPWWFHSSWSFVLQLFLAICILFWVVGLGALTGLVPLLICGILNVPFANMLQKCQTQFMIAQDERLRSTSEILNNMKIIKLQSWEEKFKNLIESRRENEFKWLAKAQIAKVYGTLLYWMSPTIISSVVFLGCIIFGSAPLNASTIFTVLASMRTMGEPVRMIPEALSSLIQVKVSFARLNAFLLDDELKNDEIRRIPFQKSDKSVRIQSGNFSWDPEIMIPTLKEVNLEIRWGQKVAICGPVGAGKSSLLYAVLGEIPKLSGIVNVFGSIAYVSQTSWIQSGTIRDNILYGKPMDKTRYEKAIKASALDKDINNFNHGDLTEIGQRGLNMSGGQKQRIQLARAVYNDADIYLLDDPFSAVDAHTAAILFNDCVMAALENKTVILVTHQVEFLSEVDKILVMNGGQITQSGSYEELLTAGTAFEQLVNAHRDAITGLGPSNNGTKEVSQRLDTVQPEVSQGSYLTKENSEGEIAVKGLPGVQLTEEEETEINDVGWKPFWDYIIVSKGLLFFFLSIVTQAGFIGLQAAATYWLALGIQIPKITSVILIGVYTAISTLSAVFVYARSFLAAYLGLKASSAFFSGFTNAVFKAPMLFFDSTPVGRILTRASSDLSILDYDIPFSTIFVVAASIELLTTIGIMASVTWEVLIVAILAMVAAKYVQGYYQPSARELIRINGTTKAPVMNYAAETSLGVVTIRAFNMADKFFENYLKLIDSDARLFFYSNAAMEWLVLRIEVLQNLTLFTAAFLLVLLPKGFIAPGLVGLSLSYALSLTGTQIFLTRWYSSLSNYIISVERIKQFMHIPSEPPAIVEDMRPPSSWPSKGRIELQALKIRYRPNSPLVLKDITCTFKEGARVGVVGRTGSGKTTLISALFRLVEPASGKLLVDGLDICSIGLKDLRLKLSIIPQEPTLFKGSVRTNLDPLGLYSDDDIWKALEKCQLKATISSLPNLLDSSVSDEGENWSAGQRQLFCLGRVLLKRNKILVLDEATASIDSATDAILQRIIRQEFLECTVITVAHRVPTVIDSDMVMVLSYGKLIEYDEPSKLLETNSSFAKLVAEYWSSSRRNSYQDFNKYLQ, from the exons ATGATTTCCTTGGGGAGCTCAGTTG GGGGTTTCTCATGGATTTGTGAAGAACTTTATTTGGGTTCTTACTGCCTTCAAAGAACAATTGTAGACAGTGTAAACCTATTCTTCCTCTGTTCATTCTACCTATTTTTGCTCATAGCTATCATAGGAAAATGTTCTACAAGAAGTATTAGAAAAGATTGGGTCTTGGTGGTAGTTTCACTATGTTGTGCTCTTTCTAGCATTGCTTATTTTAGTGTGGGTTTATGGAATCTCATGGCCAAAAATGATGAACTCAATCATATGAGCTGGTTGGTTTTCTTTGTTAGAGGACTGGTTTGGATCTCTTTTACAGTTTCTTTGCATGTTCAACGGTCCAAATGGATCAGTATTCTAAACTCTTTTTGGTGGGCAtcctcttttatatttatttcagTTCTGAATGTCCAAATTCTACTAAAGACACATAGCATTGAAATTTTGGACATGGTACCTTGGCCTATTAGCTTTTTGCTTTTCCTCTGTGCTCTTAGGAACCTAATTCACTTTGTTTCTCAGCATAATATAGACAACAATCTAAATGAACCTCTATTAGCCAAAAAGGCTGATAAATGCCAAAAAGAATTAGGCCAGACTAGTTTTCTTGGAAAATTAACATTTTCTTGGATTAATAGTTTACTTAGCTTGGGCTACTCCAAACGATTGGCTCTTGAAGACATTCCCTCGCTGGTTCCTGAAGATGAAGCCAAATTTGCATACCAAAAGTTTACTGATGCATGGGATTCTCTTTTAAGGGAAACAAACTCAAACAATACCCAGAACTTGGTTCTTCGGGCCATTGCAAAAGTTTACCTGAAAGAGAATATATTCATAGGCATTTGTGCATTTCTTAGGACAATTGCTGTAGTAGTTTCTCCTCTGATACTCTACGCTTTTGTAAATTACGCAAATGGCAATGAGAGGAACCTGGATGAAGGTCTCTCTATTGTGGGGTGTCTAGTTGTTACCAAGTTAGTTGAGTCTTTGTCTCAAAGGCACTGGTTCTTTGATTCAAGGAGGTCGGGAATGAGGATGAGATCAGCCTTAATGGTGGCAGTCTACCAGAAACAGTTAAAACTTTCTAGTTTGGGAAGGAGAAGGCACTCAACTGGGGAGATAGTGAATTATATTGCAGTTGATGCTTATAGAATGGGTGAATTTCCTTGGTGGTTCCATTCATCATGGAGCTTTGTACTTCAACTTTTCCTAGCCATTTGCATTCTTTTCTGGGTTGTGGGTCTAGGTGCACTTACAGGCCTAGTTCCTCTTCTCATATGTGGAATCCTTAATGTGCCTTTCGCAAATATGCTACAGAAGTGTCAAACTCAGTTTATGATTGCCCAAGATGAGCGATTGAGATCCACTTCCGAGATCCTAAACAATATGAAGATCATAAAGTTGCAATCATGGGAAGAGAAATTCAAGAATTTGATTGAATCCCGCCGCGAAAATGAGTTCAAATGGTTGGCTAAAGCACAGATTGCAAAGGTTTATGGCACACTGTTGTATTGGATGTCTCCAACCATCATTTCTTCAGTGGTCTTCTTGGGATGTATTATTTTTGGAAGTGCCCCTCTAAATGCTAGCACCATCTTCACAGTTCTTGCATCTATGAGGACTATGGGAGAGCCTGTGAGAATGATACCAGAAGCTCTTTCTTCTTTGATCCAAGTGAAGGTATCTTTTGCTCGTCTCAATGCTTTTCTGCTTGATGATGAGctaaaaaatgatgaaataaGGAGAATCCCCTTTCAGAAGTCAGATAAGAGTGTAAGGATACAATCAGGAAATTTCAGTTGGGATCCTGAAATAATGATTCCGACTCTTAAAGAAGTGAACTTGGAAATAAGATGGGGGCAGAAAGTTGCCATCTGTGGGCCAGTTGGAGCTGGGAAATCATCACTTCTATATGCTGTACTAGGGGAGATACCAAAACTTTCCGGAATA GTTAATGTATTTGGATCCATTGCCTATGTTTCTCAAACTTCTTGGATACAAAGTGGGACTATTCGAGATAACATACTGTATGGAAAGCCTATGGACAAGACTAGATATGAGAAGGCCATAAAAGCAAGTGCTTTGGACAAGGACATCAATAATTTCAACCATGGTGATCTCACAGAAATAGGTCAGAGAGGGCTTAACATGAGTGGGGGACAGAAACAAAGGATTCAACTAGCTCGAGCTGTATATAACGATGCTGATATCTATCTCCTTGACGATCCATTCAGTGCAGTAGATGCTCATACAGCtgcaattttatttaat GATTGTGTCATGGCTGCTCTTGAAAACAAAACTGTCATTCTAGTGACTCACCAAGTGGAGTTTCTCTCagaagttgataaaattttg GTTATGAATGGTGGTCAAATTACTCAATCAGGAAGCTATGAGGAGCTCTTGACAGCTGGGACAGCATTTGAACAGCTTGTGAATGCTCATAGAGATGCAATAACAGGACTGGGTCCTTCAAATAACGGAACTAAAGAAGTATCTCAGAGGTTAGATACGGTTCAGCCAGAGGTGTCTCAAGGGTCTTACCTCACTAAGGAAAACAGTGAGGGGGAGATTGCTGTGAAGGGTCTACCAGGAGTACAGctaacagaagaagaagaaacagagATTAATGATGTTGGATGGAAGCCATTCTGGGATTATATCATTGTTTCAAAgggattgcttttttttttcttaagcatAGTAACTCAGGCTGGTTTTATTGGTCTTCAGGCTGCTGCAACATATTGGCTAGCTCTGGGCATTCAAATTCCTAAAATCACTAGTGTCATTTTGATTGGAGTCTACACTGCAATTTCAACACTCAGTGCTGTCTTTGTATATGCAAGGTCTTTCCTTGCAGCCTATCTTGGATTAAAAGCTTCCAGTGCCTTTTTCTCCGGTTTTACCAATGCTGTTTTTAAAGCTCCCATGTTATTCTTTGACTCAACCCCCGTTGGCCGGATTTTGACTAGA GCTTCATCAGATTTGAGTATTTTGGATTACGACATACCTTTCTCCACAATATTTGTAGTGGCAGCAAGTATTGAACTTCTGACTACAATAGGGATTATGGCTTCTGTCACATGGGAAGTTCTTATTGTAGCCATTCTTGCTATGGTAGCTGCAAAATATGTTCAG GGGTATTATCAACCCTCTGCGAGGGAACTAATAAGGATAAATGGAACTACAAAAGCACCGGTTATGAATTATGCAGCTGAGACTTCACTTGGAGTGGTCACAATTAGAGCTTTTAACATGGCAGACAAGTTTTTTGAGAACTATCTAAAGCtcattgattctgatgctcggcTTTTCTTCTATTCAAATGCAGCCATGGAGTGGTTAGTTTTAAGAATAGAAGTACTTCAGAATTTGACCCTCTTCACTGCAGCTTTCCTTCTTGTGTTGCTTCCCAAGGGTTTTATAGCTCCAG GACTTGtgggtctctctctttcttatgCTCTATCACTGACAGGAACCCAAATATTTCTGACTCGATGGTATAGCAGCTTATCAAACTACATCATCTCAGTTGAACGGATCAAACAATTCATGCACATACCATCAGAGCCTCCTGCTATTGTGGAGGACATGAGGCCACCGTCTTCATGGCCTTCAAAGGGTAGGATAGAGTTGCAAGCTTTGAAG ATAAGATATCGTCCAAATTCTCCATTAGTTCTCAAGGATATCACCTGCACTTTCAAAGAAGGGGCTAGAGTAGGAGTTGTGGGAAGAACAGGAAGTGGAAAAACTACACTTATTAGTGCTTTATTTCGTTTAGTAGAGCCTGCAAGCGGGAAACTTCTTGTAGATGGGCTTGACATATGCTCCATTGGTTTGAAGGATTTAAGGTTGAAACTCAGCATCATCCCTCAAGAGCCAACTCTTTTCAAGGGTAGTGTGCGGACTAACTTGGATCCTCTAGGTCTTTACTCTGATGACGATATATGGAAG GCTCTTGAGAAGTGTCAGCTTAAGGCAACAATCAGCAGCCTACCTAATCTGCTCGACTCTTCAG TGAGTGATGAAGGTGAAAATTGGAGTGCCGGGCAACGCCAACTCTTCTGCCTCGGTAGAGTCCTCcttaaaaggaataaaattcTAGTTCTTGATGAAGCTACTGCTTCCATTGATTCTGCAACAGATGCCATTCTACAGAGAATTATCAGGCAGGAATTCTTGGAATGCACGGTGATAACAGTAGCTCATAGAGTTCCTACTGTTATTGATAGTGATATGGTCATGGTCCTCTCCTATG GGAAACTTATAGAATATGATGAGCCTTCGAAGCTTCTTGAGACTAACTCCTCCTTCGCTAAGCTTGTAGCTGAATACTGGTCCAGCAGCAGGAGGAACTCCTACCAAGATTTCAACAAATATCTACAATAA
- the LOC126725182 gene encoding ABC transporter C family member 8-like isoform X1, with translation MNLCCSYSFSFDVHAGGFSWICEELYLGSYCLQRTIVDSVNLFFLCSFYLFLLIAIIGKCSTRSIRKDWVLVVVSLCCALSSIAYFSVGLWNLMAKNDELNHMSWLVFFVRGLVWISFTVSLHVQRSKWISILNSFWWASSFIFISVLNVQILLKTHSIEILDMVPWPISFLLFLCALRNLIHFVSQHNIDNNLNEPLLAKKADKCQKELGQTSFLGKLTFSWINSLLSLGYSKRLALEDIPSLVPEDEAKFAYQKFTDAWDSLLRETNSNNTQNLVLRAIAKVYLKENIFIGICAFLRTIAVVVSPLILYAFVNYANGNERNLDEGLSIVGCLVVTKLVESLSQRHWFFDSRRSGMRMRSALMVAVYQKQLKLSSLGRRRHSTGEIVNYIAVDAYRMGEFPWWFHSSWSFVLQLFLAICILFWVVGLGALTGLVPLLICGILNVPFANMLQKCQTQFMIAQDERLRSTSEILNNMKIIKLQSWEEKFKNLIESRRENEFKWLAKAQIAKVYGTLLYWMSPTIISSVVFLGCIIFGSAPLNASTIFTVLASMRTMGEPVRMIPEALSSLIQVKVSFARLNAFLLDDELKNDEIRRIPFQKSDKSVRIQSGNFSWDPEIMIPTLKEVNLEIRWGQKVAICGPVGAGKSSLLYAVLGEIPKLSGIVNVFGSIAYVSQTSWIQSGTIRDNILYGKPMDKTRYEKAIKASALDKDINNFNHGDLTEIGQRGLNMSGGQKQRIQLARAVYNDADIYLLDDPFSAVDAHTAAILFNDCVMAALENKTVILVTHQVEFLSEVDKILVMNGGQITQSGSYEELLTAGTAFEQLVNAHRDAITGLGPSNNGTKEVSQRLDTVQPEVSQGSYLTKENSEGEIAVKGLPGVQLTEEEETEINDVGWKPFWDYIIVSKGLLFFFLSIVTQAGFIGLQAAATYWLALGIQIPKITSVILIGVYTAISTLSAVFVYARSFLAAYLGLKASSAFFSGFTNAVFKAPMLFFDSTPVGRILTRASSDLSILDYDIPFSTIFVVAASIELLTTIGIMASVTWEVLIVAILAMVAAKYVQGYYQPSARELIRINGTTKAPVMNYAAETSLGVVTIRAFNMADKFFENYLKLIDSDARLFFYSNAAMEWLVLRIEVLQNLTLFTAAFLLVLLPKGFIAPGLVGLSLSYALSLTGTQIFLTRWYSSLSNYIISVERIKQFMHIPSEPPAIVEDMRPPSSWPSKGRIELQALKIRYRPNSPLVLKDITCTFKEGARVGVVGRTGSGKTTLISALFRLVEPASGKLLVDGLDICSIGLKDLRLKLSIIPQEPTLFKGSVRTNLDPLGLYSDDDIWKALEKCQLKATISSLPNLLDSSVSDEGENWSAGQRQLFCLGRVLLKRNKILVLDEATASIDSATDAILQRIIRQEFLECTVITVAHRVPTVIDSDMVMVLSYGKLIEYDEPSKLLETNSSFAKLVAEYWSSSRRNSYQDFNKYLQ, from the exons ATGAATCTTTGTTGTTCTTACAGTTTCTCTTTTGATGTACACGCAGGGGGTTTCTCATGGATTTGTGAAGAACTTTATTTGGGTTCTTACTGCCTTCAAAGAACAATTGTAGACAGTGTAAACCTATTCTTCCTCTGTTCATTCTACCTATTTTTGCTCATAGCTATCATAGGAAAATGTTCTACAAGAAGTATTAGAAAAGATTGGGTCTTGGTGGTAGTTTCACTATGTTGTGCTCTTTCTAGCATTGCTTATTTTAGTGTGGGTTTATGGAATCTCATGGCCAAAAATGATGAACTCAATCATATGAGCTGGTTGGTTTTCTTTGTTAGAGGACTGGTTTGGATCTCTTTTACAGTTTCTTTGCATGTTCAACGGTCCAAATGGATCAGTATTCTAAACTCTTTTTGGTGGGCAtcctcttttatatttatttcagTTCTGAATGTCCAAATTCTACTAAAGACACATAGCATTGAAATTTTGGACATGGTACCTTGGCCTATTAGCTTTTTGCTTTTCCTCTGTGCTCTTAGGAACCTAATTCACTTTGTTTCTCAGCATAATATAGACAACAATCTAAATGAACCTCTATTAGCCAAAAAGGCTGATAAATGCCAAAAAGAATTAGGCCAGACTAGTTTTCTTGGAAAATTAACATTTTCTTGGATTAATAGTTTACTTAGCTTGGGCTACTCCAAACGATTGGCTCTTGAAGACATTCCCTCGCTGGTTCCTGAAGATGAAGCCAAATTTGCATACCAAAAGTTTACTGATGCATGGGATTCTCTTTTAAGGGAAACAAACTCAAACAATACCCAGAACTTGGTTCTTCGGGCCATTGCAAAAGTTTACCTGAAAGAGAATATATTCATAGGCATTTGTGCATTTCTTAGGACAATTGCTGTAGTAGTTTCTCCTCTGATACTCTACGCTTTTGTAAATTACGCAAATGGCAATGAGAGGAACCTGGATGAAGGTCTCTCTATTGTGGGGTGTCTAGTTGTTACCAAGTTAGTTGAGTCTTTGTCTCAAAGGCACTGGTTCTTTGATTCAAGGAGGTCGGGAATGAGGATGAGATCAGCCTTAATGGTGGCAGTCTACCAGAAACAGTTAAAACTTTCTAGTTTGGGAAGGAGAAGGCACTCAACTGGGGAGATAGTGAATTATATTGCAGTTGATGCTTATAGAATGGGTGAATTTCCTTGGTGGTTCCATTCATCATGGAGCTTTGTACTTCAACTTTTCCTAGCCATTTGCATTCTTTTCTGGGTTGTGGGTCTAGGTGCACTTACAGGCCTAGTTCCTCTTCTCATATGTGGAATCCTTAATGTGCCTTTCGCAAATATGCTACAGAAGTGTCAAACTCAGTTTATGATTGCCCAAGATGAGCGATTGAGATCCACTTCCGAGATCCTAAACAATATGAAGATCATAAAGTTGCAATCATGGGAAGAGAAATTCAAGAATTTGATTGAATCCCGCCGCGAAAATGAGTTCAAATGGTTGGCTAAAGCACAGATTGCAAAGGTTTATGGCACACTGTTGTATTGGATGTCTCCAACCATCATTTCTTCAGTGGTCTTCTTGGGATGTATTATTTTTGGAAGTGCCCCTCTAAATGCTAGCACCATCTTCACAGTTCTTGCATCTATGAGGACTATGGGAGAGCCTGTGAGAATGATACCAGAAGCTCTTTCTTCTTTGATCCAAGTGAAGGTATCTTTTGCTCGTCTCAATGCTTTTCTGCTTGATGATGAGctaaaaaatgatgaaataaGGAGAATCCCCTTTCAGAAGTCAGATAAGAGTGTAAGGATACAATCAGGAAATTTCAGTTGGGATCCTGAAATAATGATTCCGACTCTTAAAGAAGTGAACTTGGAAATAAGATGGGGGCAGAAAGTTGCCATCTGTGGGCCAGTTGGAGCTGGGAAATCATCACTTCTATATGCTGTACTAGGGGAGATACCAAAACTTTCCGGAATA GTTAATGTATTTGGATCCATTGCCTATGTTTCTCAAACTTCTTGGATACAAAGTGGGACTATTCGAGATAACATACTGTATGGAAAGCCTATGGACAAGACTAGATATGAGAAGGCCATAAAAGCAAGTGCTTTGGACAAGGACATCAATAATTTCAACCATGGTGATCTCACAGAAATAGGTCAGAGAGGGCTTAACATGAGTGGGGGACAGAAACAAAGGATTCAACTAGCTCGAGCTGTATATAACGATGCTGATATCTATCTCCTTGACGATCCATTCAGTGCAGTAGATGCTCATACAGCtgcaattttatttaat GATTGTGTCATGGCTGCTCTTGAAAACAAAACTGTCATTCTAGTGACTCACCAAGTGGAGTTTCTCTCagaagttgataaaattttg GTTATGAATGGTGGTCAAATTACTCAATCAGGAAGCTATGAGGAGCTCTTGACAGCTGGGACAGCATTTGAACAGCTTGTGAATGCTCATAGAGATGCAATAACAGGACTGGGTCCTTCAAATAACGGAACTAAAGAAGTATCTCAGAGGTTAGATACGGTTCAGCCAGAGGTGTCTCAAGGGTCTTACCTCACTAAGGAAAACAGTGAGGGGGAGATTGCTGTGAAGGGTCTACCAGGAGTACAGctaacagaagaagaagaaacagagATTAATGATGTTGGATGGAAGCCATTCTGGGATTATATCATTGTTTCAAAgggattgcttttttttttcttaagcatAGTAACTCAGGCTGGTTTTATTGGTCTTCAGGCTGCTGCAACATATTGGCTAGCTCTGGGCATTCAAATTCCTAAAATCACTAGTGTCATTTTGATTGGAGTCTACACTGCAATTTCAACACTCAGTGCTGTCTTTGTATATGCAAGGTCTTTCCTTGCAGCCTATCTTGGATTAAAAGCTTCCAGTGCCTTTTTCTCCGGTTTTACCAATGCTGTTTTTAAAGCTCCCATGTTATTCTTTGACTCAACCCCCGTTGGCCGGATTTTGACTAGA GCTTCATCAGATTTGAGTATTTTGGATTACGACATACCTTTCTCCACAATATTTGTAGTGGCAGCAAGTATTGAACTTCTGACTACAATAGGGATTATGGCTTCTGTCACATGGGAAGTTCTTATTGTAGCCATTCTTGCTATGGTAGCTGCAAAATATGTTCAG GGGTATTATCAACCCTCTGCGAGGGAACTAATAAGGATAAATGGAACTACAAAAGCACCGGTTATGAATTATGCAGCTGAGACTTCACTTGGAGTGGTCACAATTAGAGCTTTTAACATGGCAGACAAGTTTTTTGAGAACTATCTAAAGCtcattgattctgatgctcggcTTTTCTTCTATTCAAATGCAGCCATGGAGTGGTTAGTTTTAAGAATAGAAGTACTTCAGAATTTGACCCTCTTCACTGCAGCTTTCCTTCTTGTGTTGCTTCCCAAGGGTTTTATAGCTCCAG GACTTGtgggtctctctctttcttatgCTCTATCACTGACAGGAACCCAAATATTTCTGACTCGATGGTATAGCAGCTTATCAAACTACATCATCTCAGTTGAACGGATCAAACAATTCATGCACATACCATCAGAGCCTCCTGCTATTGTGGAGGACATGAGGCCACCGTCTTCATGGCCTTCAAAGGGTAGGATAGAGTTGCAAGCTTTGAAG ATAAGATATCGTCCAAATTCTCCATTAGTTCTCAAGGATATCACCTGCACTTTCAAAGAAGGGGCTAGAGTAGGAGTTGTGGGAAGAACAGGAAGTGGAAAAACTACACTTATTAGTGCTTTATTTCGTTTAGTAGAGCCTGCAAGCGGGAAACTTCTTGTAGATGGGCTTGACATATGCTCCATTGGTTTGAAGGATTTAAGGTTGAAACTCAGCATCATCCCTCAAGAGCCAACTCTTTTCAAGGGTAGTGTGCGGACTAACTTGGATCCTCTAGGTCTTTACTCTGATGACGATATATGGAAG GCTCTTGAGAAGTGTCAGCTTAAGGCAACAATCAGCAGCCTACCTAATCTGCTCGACTCTTCAG TGAGTGATGAAGGTGAAAATTGGAGTGCCGGGCAACGCCAACTCTTCTGCCTCGGTAGAGTCCTCcttaaaaggaataaaattcTAGTTCTTGATGAAGCTACTGCTTCCATTGATTCTGCAACAGATGCCATTCTACAGAGAATTATCAGGCAGGAATTCTTGGAATGCACGGTGATAACAGTAGCTCATAGAGTTCCTACTGTTATTGATAGTGATATGGTCATGGTCCTCTCCTATG GGAAACTTATAGAATATGATGAGCCTTCGAAGCTTCTTGAGACTAACTCCTCCTTCGCTAAGCTTGTAGCTGAATACTGGTCCAGCAGCAGGAGGAACTCCTACCAAGATTTCAACAAATATCTACAATAA